In Nostoc sp. CENA543, a single genomic region encodes these proteins:
- a CDS encoding cation-translocating P-type ATPase, which translates to MTQTPSLKTQILQVNGMDCGSCAKTIEVGLQQLRGVTEASVSFATGKVRISYNPEDLGLKTIYDRIQALGYTVEQSAEVESEQKTYSCGCSHDHAHHSDSHSLVEIADTQSLQHNCDHDHDHHQHQDAVSTTPQQSDPTNWKFWITNRRGQGVILTGVGLALGLLAQYLALPIWIARAFYGVGIVIAGYPIARIGFLELRLRRADMNLLMTISVIGALILGDWFEGALVVFLFSLGTTLQVLTFGRTRNAIRALMDLTPPTATVKRGNQEVTVPVENVQVGEILTVRPGGRVALDGIVVSGSSAIDQSPITGESIPEDKEAGDTVFAGTLNQSGFLEIKVTHTVKDTTVAKIIHLVETAQGSRAPSQQWVDKFAGVYTPIVIVIAIAIALIPPLVFAQPGNVWFYRALVMLVIACPCALVISTPVSIVSAIGAATRQGVLFKGGNALETAGHLTTLAFDKTGTITQGLPIVQKIYSLGNHSTHQVLQIAAILEQHSEHPLAKAIVAKADELSIDLETPVNFTALPGKGIQAIWSEIVYLVGNRRLFSEQGISLSGEVETLLAEIEQLGQIPVIVGTKQEILGAIALSDGIRLEATEAIRQLKRLGLKQLVMLTGDRDRVARQIAQQVEITEYRAELLPEDKLQAIQQLRRSGVVGMIGDGINDAPALAAADISFAVGGIDIALETADVVLVGGDLRRLAYAVDLSRRTVSVIQQNVVFSLVTKALFLLLGTLGVVGLAVAVLADTGTSLLVTANGMRLFKSRNRGV; encoded by the coding sequence ATGACTCAAACTCCTTCCCTGAAAACCCAGATTCTCCAAGTGAACGGTATGGATTGTGGTAGTTGTGCCAAGACGATAGAAGTTGGTTTGCAACAATTACGCGGTGTTACGGAAGCATCAGTTAGCTTCGCTACAGGCAAAGTCAGGATATCCTACAATCCAGAGGATTTGGGTTTAAAAACTATTTACGATCGCATTCAGGCTTTAGGTTACACAGTAGAACAAAGTGCTGAGGTAGAGTCAGAGCAGAAAACTTATTCTTGTGGTTGTAGTCACGATCATGCTCATCACAGCGATAGTCATTCACTGGTGGAAATAGCTGATACTCAATCGCTACAACATAACTGTGATCATGACCATGACCACCATCAGCATCAAGATGCAGTTTCAACTACTCCACAGCAATCTGATCCCACAAACTGGAAATTTTGGATTACTAACCGCCGGGGACAGGGTGTCATTCTTACAGGTGTGGGGTTAGCGTTGGGTTTACTGGCGCAATATTTAGCCTTACCTATTTGGATAGCACGAGCTTTTTATGGCGTTGGTATAGTGATTGCAGGCTATCCCATTGCACGGATTGGTTTCTTGGAATTGCGCTTGCGCCGGGCTGATATGAATTTGCTCATGACTATTTCAGTCATCGGTGCATTGATTTTAGGTGACTGGTTTGAAGGGGCGTTAGTTGTCTTTTTGTTCTCTTTGGGTACAACATTGCAAGTCTTGACCTTTGGTCGCACCCGCAACGCAATTCGCGCCCTCATGGATTTAACTCCACCCACAGCTACCGTCAAACGAGGGAATCAAGAAGTGACAGTTCCCGTGGAAAATGTTCAAGTTGGGGAAATTTTGACAGTTAGACCAGGTGGACGCGTAGCGTTAGACGGCATAGTTGTTTCTGGTAGCAGTGCTATTGACCAGTCTCCAATTACGGGAGAATCAATCCCAGAAGATAAAGAAGCAGGCGACACTGTTTTTGCTGGGACGTTAAATCAATCAGGCTTTTTGGAAATCAAGGTTACACATACTGTAAAGGATACGACTGTAGCTAAAATTATCCATTTAGTAGAAACAGCCCAAGGTAGTCGCGCACCTTCTCAGCAGTGGGTAGATAAGTTTGCTGGAGTGTACACCCCGATTGTGATTGTGATTGCGATCGCGATCGCGCTCATTCCGCCTTTGGTATTTGCTCAACCTGGGAATGTCTGGTTTTATCGAGCCTTAGTCATGCTAGTCATTGCTTGTCCCTGTGCTTTAGTCATTTCTACCCCAGTTTCCATTGTGAGTGCGATCGGTGCAGCAACTCGTCAAGGAGTGTTATTTAAAGGAGGTAACGCACTAGAAACAGCCGGACATCTGACTACTCTGGCTTTTGATAAGACAGGTACAATTACCCAAGGGCTACCGATTGTACAAAAGATTTATAGTCTGGGAAATCACAGTACCCATCAAGTGTTACAAATTGCCGCCATCCTAGAGCAACACTCAGAACATCCACTAGCAAAGGCTATCGTGGCTAAAGCTGATGAACTGAGCATAGATTTGGAAACACCGGTGAACTTCACAGCACTACCAGGGAAAGGCATTCAGGCAATCTGGAGTGAAATAGTTTATTTAGTTGGTAATCGACGGTTGTTTTCCGAGCAAGGTATTTCCTTATCTGGTGAAGTAGAAACTCTGTTGGCAGAAATTGAACAACTTGGTCAAATTCCGGTAATCGTAGGAACAAAACAAGAAATATTAGGAGCGATCGCGCTGTCTGATGGTATCCGTTTAGAAGCAACAGAAGCCATCCGACAACTCAAGCGACTAGGGTTAAAGCAGCTAGTCATGCTAACAGGCGATCGCGATCGGGTGGCTAGGCAAATTGCCCAACAAGTTGAGATTACAGAATATCGAGCCGAACTCTTACCAGAAGATAAACTCCAAGCAATTCAACAGCTAAGACGTTCTGGGGTGGTAGGTATGATTGGGGATGGGATTAATGATGCACCAGCTCTAGCGGCGGCAGATATCAGTTTTGCTGTGGGTGGAATTGATATTGCCTTAGAAACAGCAGATGTAGTGCTGGTTGGTGGTGACTTGAGACGGCTTGCTTATGCAGTGGATTTAAGTCGTCGAACTGTATCTGTGATTCAACAGAATGTAGTTTTTTCCTTAGTCACTAAAGCTTTATTTCTACTCTTGGGAACGTTGGGTGTTGTTGGGTTAGCGGTAGCCGTCTTAGCAGACACAGGTACTTCCTTATTAGTGACTGCAAATGGAATGCGCTTATTTAAATCAAGAAATAGGGGGGTGTAA
- the acsF gene encoding magnesium-protoporphyrin IX monomethyl ester (oxidative) cyclase yields the protein MVNSLATPEPQTLKPGIKAPVQETLLTPRFYTTDFDAVAKMDISANEAEIRAIVEELRADYNRHHFVRDAEFKQNWDHITGEKRRAFIDFLERSCTSEFSGFLLFKELSRRIKDRNPLLAEAFNYMARDEARHAGFLNKSMADLNLSLDLNYLTKKRTYTFFPPEWVIYTVYLSEKIGYWRYILVHKHMQEHPEYQFYPLFRKFESWCQDENRHGDFFKAVLRSQPQLWKSWKAKLWIRFFLLTVFATHTMTVFERASFYEVIGIHPRKYNQRVIQETNNTSARAFPVILNTNHPEFFWRLEQCSENNLKLAAINNSNLPNFVKFCQRIPPALAIFWNMLRLYLIKPIDTEATRNTVM from the coding sequence ATGGTTAATAGCCTTGCAACCCCAGAGCCACAAACTCTGAAGCCAGGAATTAAAGCACCTGTTCAAGAAACTTTATTAACACCCCGGTTTTATACTACCGACTTTGACGCAGTGGCGAAGATGGATATTTCAGCCAATGAGGCGGAGATTCGAGCCATTGTAGAAGAACTGCGGGCGGACTACAACCGCCATCACTTCGTTCGAGATGCAGAGTTTAAGCAAAATTGGGATCATATTACAGGGGAAAAACGCCGCGCCTTTATTGATTTCTTGGAACGTTCTTGCACTTCGGAGTTTTCTGGATTTCTCCTATTTAAAGAGCTATCACGCCGCATTAAAGACCGCAATCCCCTATTGGCTGAGGCCTTTAATTATATGGCACGGGATGAGGCACGCCATGCGGGATTTTTAAATAAATCGATGGCAGATTTAAACCTTTCCTTAGACCTAAATTATTTAACCAAGAAGCGCACATATACTTTTTTCCCGCCAGAGTGGGTGATTTACACCGTCTACCTATCGGAGAAAATTGGTTACTGGCGTTATATTTTGGTGCATAAGCATATGCAGGAGCATCCAGAATACCAGTTTTATCCTCTGTTTCGTAAATTTGAGAGTTGGTGTCAAGACGAAAATCGCCACGGAGATTTCTTTAAAGCCGTATTGCGATCGCAGCCCCAATTATGGAAAAGTTGGAAAGCTAAGTTATGGATACGCTTTTTCTTATTAACTGTATTTGCTACCCACACAATGACAGTATTTGAGAGAGCCAGCTTTTACGAAGTCATTGGTATCCATCCCCGCAAATACAATCAAAGAGTCATTCAAGAGACAAATAATACCTCTGCTAGAGCATTCCCTGTAATTTTGAATACTAATCATCCCGAATTTTTCTGGCGGTTAGAACAGTGTTCCGAAAATAATCTGAAGCTAGCAGCCATTAACAATAGTAATTTGCCTAATTTTGTCAAATTCTGCCAAAGAATCCCGCCTGCTTTGGCGATTTTTTGGAACATGTTACGTTTGTACTTAATTAAGCCAATTGATACTGAAGCTACACGCAACACGGTGATGTAA
- a CDS encoding heme oxygenase (biliverdin-producing), giving the protein MSSNLAIKLRSGTQKAHTAAENVGFMKCFLKGVVDRECFAKFLSNLYFVYSELETAVKSHVNNPIIAAVYFPELNRQAALEKDMVFYYGSEWRNLITPSSSAQAYINRLRQLSAHEPVLLIGHTYTRYMGDLSGGQMLQKIAQSTLKLSGYEGTSFYNFDQIPDKAAFKNKYRQAMDSLSIDDATGDRIVAEANIAFQYNMQMARDLEGNLIKAIGQVVFNSLTHNTNPGSTEAPAT; this is encoded by the coding sequence ATGAGTAGCAATTTAGCCATTAAATTACGTTCTGGTACTCAAAAAGCTCACACAGCAGCAGAAAATGTGGGATTCATGAAATGCTTTTTGAAGGGGGTTGTAGATAGAGAATGTTTTGCTAAATTTTTAAGCAATCTGTATTTCGTCTACAGTGAACTAGAAACCGCAGTGAAAAGTCATGTCAATAACCCTATAATTGCTGCGGTTTACTTTCCAGAATTGAATCGCCAAGCCGCCTTAGAAAAAGACATGGTGTTTTATTATGGCAGTGAGTGGCGCAATTTGATTACACCTTCTAGTAGCGCACAGGCGTATATTAATCGCCTTCGCCAACTGTCTGCCCATGAACCTGTGTTGTTAATTGGTCACACCTATACACGCTACATGGGCGACCTTTCTGGGGGTCAGATGTTGCAAAAAATTGCTCAGTCAACCCTGAAACTATCTGGCTACGAAGGTACATCTTTCTATAATTTTGACCAGATTCCCGACAAAGCAGCATTTAAAAACAAGTATCGTCAGGCGATGGATTCATTATCTATTGATGATGCCACTGGCGATCGCATTGTTGCTGAAGCCAATATTGCTTTCCAATACAATATGCAAATGGCTAGAGATTTAGAGGGCAATTTAATCAAAGCCATTGGTCAAGTAGTCTTCAATAGCTTGACTCACAACACTAACCCTGGTAGTACCGAAGCACCAGCAACCTGA
- the hemN gene encoding oxygen-independent coproporphyrinogen III oxidase: MVFLSSGVKFDLELIQKYDTPAPRYTSYPTATQLAEGFTESDFREAIARSNHRKSPLSLYFHIPFCQSACYFCGCNTVISNNRNIAKPYLENLAQEIQHTASLIDQDRKVLQIHWGGGTPNYLDCEQVEFLWKQITRNFNLDPQAEVSIEINPRYVDEDYIFFLREIGFNRVSFGIQDFNSKVQVAVNRVQPEEMLYNVMSWIKAAQFESVNVDLIYGLPYQTLQTFRETVQKTVALDPDRIVVFNFAYVPWLKPAQKHIPVEALPEPQEKLEILQMTIEELTKSQYLFIGMDHFAKPNDELAIAQRNRTLQRNFQGYTTHAGTDLFGFGATSISMLHDAYVQNHKQLKEYYQAVGSDTLPISKGVKLTDDDILRRDVIMCIMSNFQLNKSEIAEKYGINFDEYFALELELLEPLAADGLVNLSTNHIQITDIGRLLVRNVAVVFDTHNQTPEKHFSRAI; the protein is encoded by the coding sequence ATGGTTTTTCTGTCGTCTGGAGTCAAATTTGACCTGGAATTGATTCAAAAGTATGACACACCTGCACCAAGGTATACCAGTTACCCAACTGCGACACAGTTAGCTGAAGGATTTACAGAGAGTGATTTTCGGGAGGCGATCGCTAGATCCAATCACAGAAAATCACCTCTTTCTTTATACTTCCATATTCCTTTTTGTCAAAGTGCTTGTTACTTCTGTGGTTGCAATACTGTTATTTCTAATAACAGAAATATTGCTAAACCTTATCTAGAAAATTTAGCACAAGAAATCCAGCATACTGCTTCCTTGATTGACCAAGATAGAAAGGTACTGCAAATTCATTGGGGTGGTGGTACACCTAATTATTTAGATTGTGAGCAAGTAGAATTTTTGTGGAAACAAATTACCCGCAACTTCAACCTTGATCCACAAGCTGAAGTTTCTATTGAGATTAACCCCCGCTACGTTGACGAAGATTACATTTTCTTTCTTAGGGAAATTGGGTTTAATCGCGTTAGCTTCGGTATCCAAGACTTTAATAGCAAAGTACAAGTAGCTGTAAATCGCGTCCAACCAGAAGAGATGTTATATAACGTCATGAGTTGGATTAAAGCGGCTCAGTTTGAAAGTGTAAATGTAGACCTAATTTATGGTTTACCTTATCAAACTTTACAAACATTTCGAGAGACAGTACAGAAGACAGTTGCATTAGATCCGGATCGGATTGTGGTATTTAACTTTGCTTATGTACCTTGGTTGAAACCAGCACAAAAGCATATTCCTGTGGAAGCATTACCCGAACCCCAGGAAAAGCTAGAAATTTTGCAAATGACTATTGAGGAATTGACAAAAAGCCAATATTTATTTATAGGGATGGATCATTTTGCCAAACCTAACGATGAATTAGCGATCGCCCAACGTAACCGCACTCTGCAACGTAACTTTCAAGGCTATACCACCCACGCTGGTACGGATTTATTTGGCTTTGGTGCTACGTCTATTAGCATGTTACATGATGCTTACGTACAAAATCATAAGCAATTAAAAGAATATTATCAAGCAGTTGGTAGTGATACTTTACCAATTAGTAAAGGTGTCAAACTCACCGATGATGATATCTTAAGACGCGATGTGATTATGTGCATTATGTCCAATTTTCAGCTAAATAAGTCAGAAATCGCCGAAAAATACGGTATCAACTTCGATGAGTATTTTGCCCTGGAACTAGAGTTATTAGAGCCATTAGCAGCTGATGGTTTAGTGAATTTATCAACTAACCATATCCAAATTACGGATATTGGTAGATTACTGGTACGAAATGTTGCTGTAGTTTTTGATACCCACAATCAAACACCAGAAAAACATTTCTCCCGTGCCATATAA